A genomic segment from Daphnia carinata strain CSIRO-1 chromosome 1, CSIRO_AGI_Dcar_HiC_V3, whole genome shotgun sequence encodes:
- the LOC130691829 gene encoding eEF1A lysine and N-terminal methyltransferase-like, with the protein MNLLPKSSSEFSQQDYWEKFFKARGKKAFEWYGTYQQLCSVLHKYINPRDNILVGGCGNSALSADLYKAGFTSMTNVDISETVIEQMTKQYEKTHPLMKFVAMDLLDMTLDAETFSCFLDKGTLDALMSDANQESVERAEKMFQEIDRVLKVGGRYICISLLQEHILRCLVSYFHNLGWMIRVCRCEEAEHQEDPSDSKQKKQAGSSRFPFPVFTVVCTKFKKMERLTPLLEFCPDEKNIERLSSADQLKERVRSVQHFATLCHQISHDEKSSQDVFIELMDPKSSKKTPKYTLFIVDRQCKSAQKFAAFVVPQGRETDWLFSSHEGRRQLADSAKYQRLLVIHLGRDHQFDSLDSVQTELAGIVSSLQPHGLPTNTQIPFLSLGAQVNQRKEIHRAASESTGEYVIEEVEEENDGKPVVLRRLIFLSNPNVIQSEARMKKGKVDLKHLACQHHLVMVEELRQHLDTRNPELNSILVLGLGGGALCTYLHQAYPHFKVDGVEIDPTMVELAEKYFGFKPSENLRPHIADGLSFVRDLAATESGERYGFIMLDVDCKDRSLGISCPPPSFLDQNFIESVKQCLNPHGFFFMNLVCRDEAKRNNVMEMLRKSFEIVQMRKIKGEVNEIIRCHPVALTLPAKTRNGKKSSKK; encoded by the exons ATGAATCTATTGCCCAAATCGAGTTCTGAGTTCAGCCAACAAGATTACTgggaaaaatttttcaaagcaagAGGCAAGAAAGCATTTGAATG GTATGGCACATATCAACAGCTTTGTAGTGTGCTTCATAAATACATCAACCCAAGAGATAACATCCTGGTTGGAGGATGTGGTAATTCTGCTCTTAGTGCTGATCTGTACAAAGCTGGCTTCAC GTCTATGACAAATGTTGATATTAGTGAAACTGTTATTGAACAGATGACTAAGCAGTATGAAAAAACTCATCCCTTAATGAAATTTGTGGCAATGGACTTACTTGATATGACCCTTGATGCAGAAACATTTTCCTGCTTTTTGGATAAAGGAACATTGGATGCCTTGATGTCCGATGCCAACCAAGAATCAGTGGAGAGGGCAGAAAAGATGTTTCAG GAAATAGATAGAGTTCTAAAAGTTGGAGGACGGTACATTTGTATTTCGTTGCTCCAAGAACATATTCTTCGGTGTCTTGTATCATACTTTCATAACCTAG GATGGATGATTCGCGTCTGCCGATGTGAGGAGGCTGAGCATCAGGAAGATCCTTCAgattcgaaacaaaaaaaacaagctggTAGTAGCCGTTTCCCATTTCCTGTGTTCACTGTGGTATGCACCAAGTTTAAGAAAATGGAACGTCTGACGCCATTGCTCGAATTTTGCCCCGACGAGAAAAACATTGAGAGACTATCAAGTGCAGATCAGTTAAAGGAACGTGTTCGATCCGTCCAACATTTTGCTACATTATGCCATCAAATTAGTCATGACGAAAAATCCTCACAAGATGTCTTTATTGAATTAATGGATCCCAAGTCGTCAAAGAAGACCCCTAAGTATACACTATTTATCGTTGATCGCCAATGTAAATCGGCCCAAAAATTCGCTGCTTTTGTCGTTCCCCAAGGAAG GGAAACAGATTGGTTGTTTAGTTCGCATGAGGGGCGACGCCAACTTGCCGATAGCGCCAAATATCAGCGGCTGTTAGTAATCCATTTGGGTCGCGATCACCAATTTGACAGTTTAGATAGCGTTCAAACTGAATTGGCTGGAATTGTGTCCAGTTTACAACCCCATGGGTTACCAACAAATACGCAG ATTCCTTTTCTGTCGTTGGGTGCACAAGTTAACCAACGCAAAGAGATTCACAGAGCAGCAAGTGAATCTACAGGCGAATATGTAATcgaagaagtagaagaagaaaatgatggaaaaCCCGTGGTACTGCGACggctcatttttctttcgaatcCGAACGTCATTCAGTCTGAAGCTCGAATGAAAAAAG GAAAGGTAGATTTGAAACATTTAGCGTGCCAGCATCACCTTGTTATGGTGGAAGAACTACGACAACACCTGGACACACGAAATCCTGAACTGAATAGCATACTAGTACTTGGCCTTGGTGGTGGAGCTCTTTGTACCTACCTGCATCAGGCATATCCGCACTTCAAAGTCGATGGTGTCGAAATCGACCCGACCATGGTAGAATTGGCGGAAAAATATTTCGGATTCAAACCGAGCGAAAATCTCAGACCCCATATTGCTGACGGATTATCTTTCGTTCGCGACCTAGCAGCCACAG AGTCCGGGGAACGTTACGGTTTCATCATGCTTGACGTTGATTGTAAGGATCGTAGCTTAGGAATAAGCTGCCCTCCTCCTAGTTTTTTGGatcaaaattttattgaatctGTGAAACAGTGTTTGAATCCTCATG gtttcttttttatgaaCCTTGTCTGCCGAGATGAGGCGAAACGAAATAATGTTATGGAAATGCTGCGTAAATCATTCGAAATCGTCCAAATGAGGAAAATCAAAGGAGAAGTCAATGAAATCATCAGATGTCATCCCGTAGCATTGACTTTACcagcaaaaacaagaaatggtaaaaaatcatcgaaaaaatga